AATATACATAAAATTGATTGTTTTCTTTTTGCTTAAGGTTTATATGATGATCTTATAATGCGCAGAACATGGTGTgcagcattattttgtacaatgggGTTTTAGCTTTTAATATCAAGGTCATTCATAACTCGCATTGGTTTGCGTTGTAACATTTTGAATTGACCTCTCTCATTTCACTGtaaaacattaataataaaactaaataataaaaAGGAGCAAACTGAATGtttattttgaaatcaaaaattcTATTCATTTTCATACGACAACTTTGCGTAATCCAATCAGTATGGatgcaaatacaaattttggCCCAATTTCCGAGTTCCCAGATACTACATTGAGTGATTGATACaaaccgccctctgttgttagtGTGATATATGACCAGCTTAATATCAAAGGTAACTTTGACATGTCAAACTAAACTTTGTTTTCtacttttgtttttatatatttttacagaaaatCCAGAAGAAGATATATACGAGAAATCGGTAGAAATAGATGGTAAAAACTCAACGCTAAAAATCATCGACACGCCAGCATATGGACAAGTAAGTCTCGACTTTGTTTAGCAATAATCTATCCGCCTGCAAGTGGATACACAGTGGGGATACGGGCCAAAGTCCCACTGCTCTGTTTAAAATACCAGGATGAAATTGACGACACTGTGATGTGCGTCTTCCCCTACACACCTTTTTCAGATTCACCTTATAGCCACATTCGGCTCACTTTAGCAAAAAAGACATacatttttgcacacatttgaACTGGTAAAGTGCGTGCGTTTTCACCTACGAACGAGGACACCCACTTGACATTTCACTTATAAACTACAGACACACacaaaaacgaggacgtcctcgttttttAACGCTTGCAGAGGGCGCTATACAGCTCAAAATTGCATAGGGGGTAGGTCCCCAATGCCGGTAATATGTCGAGGTCCTCGGTTAGTCGATTAATTGTCATGTTTTCACACAAAAGTCCACGATTAGaatgtgaaaattcaaatgtACAAGGTCCTCGGTTTTACTGTGAAAAGTTAGATGTCCTCGTTTGGCGGTGGATACGAGTAGGTGTGTGTTTGGATGTGCGTGAGTAGGatgattttgcaattttctccCATCTCCCTTGGAAATTTAGCTCGGTAAATTATAACTTAAAAACGATGTCACATGTAGCGAGTGATTACAATCAGCCCCCTATAATGTAACTTGATTATCTGAGACACCTTCAGAGAATTTCAACAAGTTTACACAGATTTAATTGGCAGTTTACAACAACATAACATTTACACTGACTATACAACAAACAGAAAGATAGCAATTCTTGCCCAAATAAGTCAAATTGGATTATATAACGatcaaaaattgctccccccctccctttcggctcgccaaatatttcttgccctaacaccagggctcataattattgcacagcccctcagatAGAGCTACACTTGGGTCGTGATGGGTCGTTATCGGACCAGGCTTAAGCAAAATGCTTGAAGTACATGAATTAAAGATAAAGAACAATGAAAAAAGCGCAGTCACTTATATATAGTGCGTTACGCACAAGCATAAATAGAAATCAAAACAAACACAAGGACACGCCCACATGCCAATACAAACTTCTTATTTCCATATTGACGTCAGAATATAGAGCACACTTTACGACTGACTTGCACAACTAACAGAGCGATACAAGAAGTCAAAAGTACAATGCGTCATTCATGACGAGAtatggtttaacatgtttaaggtaaAATAGGTTAATTAACAGTCTGCGTCTAGATTTTCCATAAGTATTTACCATTTATCTAAGCTCCCACAATCCCTTGCACCCGTCCTCAGCATCAAAGTGAAAATGACTATTAAACTTCGTTTCGAGAACGTGGTATCAAAATGACACAATTTGCTTATTGTCGCTATGCATCATGGGGTATGTTTAAAATGGCGAATTTGAAAGCCAAGTAAACCATAGCTTGTATATATCTACTACATGTACTGGATGGTCTGTTTAATGTATTACACGCTCGTATGAACAACTTTCTAAAGATCAAGAGTTATTTCAAAGCAAGATCCCTTTCATTACGTCTACATGGATAGTTTGGTTAAAACAAATCACAAGTGATAAGCAAGAACGAATATTGAACTAATTCTCAAGGCACAAAAGCTCCTTACAGAGACAGACTGAGACGACCTACAACTCTTGTTTGGACCCTCACATACACAACCCCACACACCCCTTCAATAGAGCGATACCTATGTATATTGCAATTTGTAAATTCTCTTATTCAAATTAATTAAGGGTCACTGTGCATATTATTGAAGAGTACGTAAATATTCTTAGTATTATGTTTCTAATTTTCTACCAGAAAGCACGTGTATTGTGTACAAGATTGTACAACAAGATCAAGTATGTAATGCATCTCACGATTCTCACGTCTACATATATTGAATGCATAGTTCAACCGCTAATAAAAGCTAATAAGCGAGAGCTTCTTTACTAATCACCTAGATCCTACATTTCAACGTAAGAAACTACCATCCATTCCATTCCAATCCATTTCTCGCTCCGCGCTATAACGATTGAAGTATGTGCCCAACTTTCAGCCGACATATCCCCAATTCAAGTGGCTTTGAACCAACTTTAATGTAACTAAATACGCAACTTTTGTACTTGTTTTCCAACAGGAGACTTTTGAGAAGGATGAAGATAAGTACCTCTCGCAAGGAGACGTCTATATCTTGGTGTACTCTGTAACTGATAGACGAAGCTTTAAGAAAGCAAACGAGTTGCGGTTTAAGTTACAACGGACCAAAGAATCAGAAACGGTGCCAATTATTCTTGTAGGAAACAAAACAGATCTGGAAAGATCGAGAGAAGTGTCTTTTGCAGGTACGTACGTAACTAGGTCACTAGATGCGCACGTTGCTGAACAGTGGTAGTTTCCCGGGAAGTTTGCATTTCCCTCTCTAGTAGGCTCCACATCGATGTGAATACCAGATGtattatatgtgacctgctacaacgaaatgagtataaaggcGCAAGTTGGTAGTCACGTCCTAATTCAGCAGTCATATGGTTCCATAGCCAATTGTTTTCACGgtttgtcgccagacggtttgtttagtgacggaggaatacaaatcggctgggaccgagacaaatttcgtggtagcaggtcacatattccATGTATTCTGGGTATGAGCGTGTCGTCCAGATGTAATATGTGAAGCTAATATATTCCTAGTATTTTACCTGAAGCACAAATTCGATTTCACATTGAATGTCATAATATTGTAACGACCATGTTGATGAACTTTAATCTGATTATCTGAATATCGGGAAAGTTTTCACATGGGTACGCGCTACTATGTAAGGAATGTGGTCCAGGTGCAATAGATGAAACCATTGTATTCCTGGTATATATATGCATACCTAAGCGCAAATACCGGGATAACAATACATTCAGCTGCTACGGTTAGAAATGTTGTCAAGGTGCAACAGCTGAAACTATTGTATGGAATACCGGAATCACCTGGGTATTAGCTGCTACGGTTGGAATGTTGTCCACAAGCAATATGTGAAATTATTCTATTCCCAGTATATGCCTGATAGCGAAATTTGATCTAAATACCAGAATTACAATATATTCACCTTGAGACTTCAATACCTGAATAAGCAATTTAAGCACGATGTACACATACTTGCAGTAAAATCATACGTCATCCACAAATATTACTGCATCATTAGATGTTGCTTTATGATCGATCACTTGTTTCACTCGTTTAGATAacattgaaatgaaatcaaactataatataataaaaaaaactcACGTTTTGCATTCTAAGAAGATCATTCAATTTTGAAAAAGAATCTTTTTTCAACAACATGTTGAAATCTCATTCTCATGAAATCATTCAAGGCATAGTTTTAGACATTGCACTGACATACAAAAGAATTTCCCAGAGGTCACTATCCGCATGTTATTGTCGTCAGAATACGATTTCGCAATGTCATAATATTGTAACGACCATGTTGATGCAGTTTACTGACGTAACGGTGTGCGACACATTATTACTTTTGCGTGATTAATTATTAGTCcttatgtgtttttgtttttattgcaaCAGAGGGAAAACATTTCGCTGCCCTTTTCGACTGCAAGCTGATTGAAACGTCTGCACCAATATGCCATAATATCGACAAACTGTTCAACGGTGCAGTCAGGCAAGTCAGATTACATAAACAACGTTCCGAAGATGAAGACGCAACGAGCCACGGTAGCGCCGATTCTGGCGGGGATAAACATTGCAAACCAAGCCCGTCATTAAAGAAAAGACGACGATCATCCATGCTTCATAGAGCGCGGGGAGTACTGGAAAGAATTCTCAGACGAAAGAACTCTGATGAGCCACCAGGTTACAGAGCAAGATCCAAATCTTGTCATATTATGGAAGTTTTGTAAATAAAcaatgtgcctatttttttaaacatgttcataAACTATGACGGGCATTGAACACatctttgttttataatattctcTTAAAAGTGGTATCGTGGGATGCTCTTTAAAGTACACCGTCGTCTGTATCGGCAACTCTTCAAGACTTTTTTATGAATATTTATACTCGATAAGGTGCATCAAGATGTGTGCATACGTGTACAGCATAATGAATCAAATGCTCGTGTATAACGCCCATGCATTGTGTACGTTTTTTCGTCGTCTAACTTATACGATGTCCAAATTTGATTCGGCGGATCCTTGCTATTTAAGAGTACGTGTCGGTTTAGAAATAACAATTTTTACCCAACGCATACACATTTCTCATAAAGGACGTGTAACGAATCGTCATTAGTGTACACAGCGATCGTTCTTCTCTGAATCTTAGCCATTCAGTTTCGATGATGTCCTGGATTTGGACACTCAATCACATTATGTCCctttaagaaaacgtcatttctCACTTTCTTTAAACAAGTTAAAACCAAACATTATGTTAATAACGCATTTCACCAAACAGTGCCTTGAGCAAAACACTTTTGACCACTATAATATTATTGTCAGGCTTAGGTCACTTTTTGGAATGcagaattttaattttgtatatcatACCCATTTGGTAATATGCCCCTGCCTATATTAAAAACTACATCATGATCACTAGTGACCACAGTGAGCTGTGAAATGGAGAATTCCATAAGAAGCTCACACTTTTCAAGAGAATGTGACATGTTTTTAAATGGTACGTATATGTGACGATGCGTCGAAAATCCAGTCGAAACTTGAGAATTACTGAATTGAGGTTGATATAGTGACAGTGTTGCGAAATTCCTACCTTCTACATAGACACTTGGCCGTCAGCTCATCATGGCGAGGATATCTGGATGAGAAATTTGTCACGGTCTTTCCTTTTATAAAGATCCTACATGGTCAAACTGCTACTGTTTTGCATTAACGCTTTCTAATTGAGCTAACCTGAAATTGCACTGCGCAAGGAAATAACTGCATATTGTCTCGGTTACCCGTTACCCGGCCGCTAAAATAcaaattttcactatttttatgGTATACGTTTGTGTACATCTATTTTTGAGCACCCCTTCTAAATAATTCCAAGAGCTGCGTCATTATAGTACAGTGTATTTAGTACGGGATAATATGAAGATAAACAAGTTTCACACGTAAAGGTCACACTGCGACGGTAATTTGATGGATATTTCTGACAAATATTGTGACGAAAAGCTTGCTGCTTCATGAAGCTAATGTGAAAACAGATTTGGAGTGGTCACACACGGTAGCGTGATTCATGTGGCGTGATTGAGGAACAAGAGATGGGTATGGCATGTCAAATGTTCAGTAATTCGATAAATTTAGTTTATCACGCCAATCACTCATTACTTAGATGAACTACGTTTTTCGGGTTGATGAACAACGTTAATGAAAAACTGAATTTATGTGAGAAAAACTAAGTTTATGTGAGAGAACTAAGTTTATCAAAGTACTGAACACTTTACTTTCCATACATGTGTGAATTCGTGTAAAAACTACAATGATATGCAAATTATGTTGAGATCAATTTGAAGGGTTGATCAATTTGTTCAATATTTGCCCCAAGTTGGCCCAATGAGCcactttattatcattgttactaTTTATCAAATTATTTGGGACAATTGTTTAACTTGCAAAATAGGCTAATTGAACGCCGATATGAAGTCTTAGAAGGAACAATGGatgagataaaaacaaaaatagccACCTATGTTACAAAAAAATCTTCCTTCAGTTTCCATAATCGACAATTTCAAAACTTACTGTTGCAATGGTAACCGTTTCCCTAGTTAAATTCTGTTAATCATTCCTATAACCTAATATGCATACCTTTAGAATTTTTGTATAATATATCATTTGAATTTGCCTATTCATTTAAGATGAATTATTTGGTAACAATTTATCATATCTGACTATTTATCACTTTCATTTTAAGAGAATTCTTGTACAAGTGCTTATCGTATAacgaaagaagaaagaaacaggACTGTATTATGTACGTAATTTGATACTCTATTGCTATAAAGGTGAAGAACCACGATTTGATTGTTTTCATTCtcgtttgatatatattgcaaCATTTGTAAACTAAAAAACAGTAAAATGCCTGTCATGTGTTAGATGTCCAACGTTGACCTAAACCTAAATGGCAAAATTGCATATATTAGTCAACATTAGTCGTGAAACACGACCGCGAGATAATTATGGCAATTGTGTAACATTTTGAATAAGTTCAGGAATTTTTTTTGCAACACATTTTTAAGGTAACTTTGTAAATTTGCTATTTTCTACAACTTTGAGTAAAGTTATGCAACTTTGTGCAAGTTTTTAAAATTGTGCGTAATGTTAGTCAAGTTTGTGAAATTATTgagcaattttgtgcatttttgccAATTGAAGCCAACGTTGGCTATTCTACCTAAGTGACATGACGCCAGCTCACAATACAATGTATTTTATGCCAACGCTTGATTCGTGTTATTGTTATCACTACTAAAATAACACAATCACAATATAATTTGTACATTTATGTACTTTACTTAACATTTTTACATTATATTCTATATTGTATTATATAATCTCGGATATGTAATTGTTTGCAGCAGTGTATCGGCTAAAATATACATTGGCTTTAGATTTTTGAGCCCCAAATGGAATTGGGCGGCCgccattttgtttaaaaacaaattcccaGCGCTTATTAACATAGATATATATATGTTATTTTCTGTTGCCTGCATTTGACAATGGTATAGATATGTCATTGATACCATTGCCTGTATTTGATGAAACACAGTGACAAATTACACTTTTGgacgcatttaaaaaaaaaaaaattgtcaagaaATTGCAAACTGTTCGGGGCTTCTTTCTTATTTTGCCGCGAAAAAACCCGAAACAATGAATTTATGACCGATTGGTCTAAAGTGCTTAACCTCATTACGGTATTACCGATCATTTTCTAGCCTTACACTTGtgcaaatattttgcaatggtcaaTTACATATACTTCACTTGTATTATTTTAAGTACAAGTTCATATTCAAGCTTTTATATTCAAGTAAATACGATgaattttgctaatattttgcattgatcaAATAATTGTTTGCTTGTACTTCATTTGTATTTAAGTTTTCACTTCAAgttttattcaaatatttattttaagtcaaaatttcAGTAGGTATAAACTCATATACAACTATGAATTGCAAGGTATTTATAGCCAAATTACGGTAACTTGATTATAATTTAGAGAAGAAAACTCCTTAGAGTTTGATGCAGtgagttttgtattgttttttatcAATGCATTATCACTGTCTTGAAGTCCAAAGAGTATTAAAAATGTTTACAGAAATGTAAAAAtcatatattataattattgtgacCAACATCTTTTGTTTCAATCCAATCACAAATAGTGCCAATAAGCTACTGTATACCTACTTATTAAATACGTGCATAATACAACAAGCGCATTTTCTTCAGATTCGTAGTTTACTATTATTAAGTAGAGATGTTATGGAGAAATCATTTTTGAccgaaacatttcaatttttttttgtttaatgtCTATCATTTGTTTCCTTTTATCTAATTTTGACGCCGCCACTGAGAATCCGTACTGATACCGAATTTGACACAAACGTCCCTGGcaatatttttcttgaaagtttGATTTTATTATAGTTTAAAAGCCTGTTTCCAAAACAAAGACGTTTTGAAGGGTTATGCCTATAAATCGAAATACATTTGTGTCGTAACAAAATCGATACCACATTGGTATTAAACGGAGAATATAGACATGTACTGTATTAGCTTTTTCTACACAAACTAGTCTGTACGATTATGTAAATAAGAAACCTTGTACTATATAGCACTTAATATATAACTTTTATATGATAAAAGaattaaaaacttaaaattggTATGGCAGCTTCCAAAAAAGATAAATTAAATTACATTTCTATGAATAATGCACAAGAGTTGTGACTttcttttgtttgtctgttttcttattccagttgaaataaatGTACATGTCCTTTatctttaatacacggctttcgggttaaccactagcaggatatgttaacacatctataacacaatcaaaagtgtcaaaatctaaattttgatcatttttacgatcctccgaatgagcaaatcactgactgGGCCTTTAAAGGAATCCATGCAACTTTAACTTGaccggtttgtttgtttgtttgtttgtttgtacagggtgtcccccccccaaaaaaaagaggcccctcattttgccctctttttctcctatttcagacaaATTGACCAAGTATATGTttatatgtaaagaagcctttacccgttagctttaataaaccgaaacaattatttcaatcggctcataccTTTTGATATgccattttaaagaaatgtacccgtttttcactctgttcacggaggaggtttggctacttcaaagattgaaaagtgcatataccatgcatgaatataaaacattcctcgatgataactttataaaataacaactttattttagggaatgggctttaccggtgtgcttatgggttatggattttgttaagtgtcattaatttgggcgaaattgatgtgggatgggacttcttttgctataattgcaattacttatgtttttctcggttattttatgccttttattttattatgtttcttacttcatTGTTTCTTGtcttctttttattgacaacttaagtcatttctctttttggaatagtttttggtttagtttgtctttggttcttttgaagtgagtttactgtgctcctctgccctctacctggttgcctccttgacgaatacaggtttcagccctagtcatCATTGCATCGCgctgcgtaccatccttgtgcgccggatacttgcgaatgcagtagtaatacggttgcgaagatcttggaggcTAGCTGGCGTTTATCACGCCAGTGAATGTGTTCGGAGGCCTTATCTTCCCATAtcatggacagagtgaaaaacaggtacatttctttaaaatggcatatcttcaaaagttatgagccgattgaaataattgtttcggtttagtaaagctaacgggtaaaggcttctttacataccaatatatacttgatcaacttttctgaaataggagaaaaagagggcacaatgaggggcctcttttttgggacaccctgtatgataaaACATACATTATTCCGTTCTCATTCTTTGCGGTCATAAAATacttaaatatttaattttctgATGGTACAGTTCTTACAGGGTGTATTTTACATTAAATATTCATATTTGTCATTTAAAAACAATCTTTGTCATAGTACAAGATGGTACGAATGATAGTTAAATATTGCCTTAGATACTTCTTTACAAATATTTAATTTAGGTGCAATATTCCCTAAAGACTGGGTTTATTATTTGTTTAAACTGCGTTCATATTTCAATCGCTAACAGCGATCATTCGAACAATCCAATGACAATAGCTCTTTATAAATTGTATCGGAATTATGATTCAATAATTGGCCATTAAATATCGCTCATCTCTCCTGTGTATTAAACTCTACCTTCTAATTGATATCGATGACGCCATCTTGACAGTATATCACCATGACCACGGTATTCCTGTGTAAAGAAGATTCTAAGTGAAGAgtatttactttaaaaatgtcATTTATCACGATGTCTTCTTTAATGTGAATTCTAGATATTCTTTTCCTATATAGTATAACAGTGAAATAACAATAACATAATTATTCTCCCCCTGGATGCTGCTGCCGATTGTGTTCATTTTAATACTACTTAAATCAGATAACAATACCCAAGACAGTctaaaccatggaagaaagagataagaaggaaccacaacgaacgcattcac
This DNA window, taken from Amphiura filiformis chromosome 16, Afil_fr2py, whole genome shotgun sequence, encodes the following:
- the LOC140172704 gene encoding GTP-binding protein REM 1-like, with protein sequence MTSLISKVTLTCQTKLCFLLLFLYIFTENPEEDIYEKSVEIDGKNSTLKIIDTPAYGQETFEKDEDKYLSQGDVYILVYSVTDRRSFKKANELRFKLQRTKESETVPIILVGNKTDLERSREVSFAEGKHFAALFDCKLIETSAPICHNIDKLFNGAVRQVRLHKQRSEDEDATSHGSADSGGDKHCKPSPSLKKRRRSSMLHRARGVLERILRRKNSDEPPGYRARSKSCHIMEVL